Proteins from a genomic interval of Rosa chinensis cultivar Old Blush chromosome 2, RchiOBHm-V2, whole genome shotgun sequence:
- the LOC112185309 gene encoding E3 ubiquitin-protein ligase RNF165-like → MLGYHYAYFHDAVKKLEGNLRGSLEEDKLPIRLQFFKTSTSHRGIDDIRLPPIIETSTLLEERDIWVKFSHIKQQLSNNYDRNREYEAPISESLSRMGVPQDEHLTAVHMLFQAVEDAGDPELPVVLAVWDNTYHGRGGGGDGCRPHSIPASRSSIQGLEQVTIDSDIITYSPSCAICLEDFEQEPITGLPCRHHFHVHCIVQCLEISHMCPLCRYPMPTED, encoded by the coding sequence ATGTTGGGATATCACTATGCGTATTTTCACGATGCGGTGAAAAAACTGGAAGGCAACCTCAGAGGGTCTTTGGAGGAGGACAAGCTACCTATCAGATTGCAGTTCTTCAAGACAAGCACATCGCACCGTGGGATAGATGATATTCGCTTACCACCTATTATCGAAACCAGTACTTTACTAGAGGAAAGAGATATTTGGGTAAAGTTTTCTCATATCAAGCAGCAATTATCCAACAACTACGACAGAAATAGGGAGTATGAAGCGCCCATCTCCGAGTCTCTTTCGAGAATGGGTGTTCCCCAAGATGAGCATCTTACTGCTGTTCACATGCTATTCCAGGCGGTTGAGGACGCCGGCGACCCCGAGCTCCCTGTTGTACTGGCTGTGTGGGACAACACTTACCATGgtagaggtggaggtggagatggatGTAGGCCCCATTCGATTCCTGCGAGCAGATCATCAATCCAGGGTTTGGAGCAAGTGACAATCGATAGTGATATTATCACATACTCGCCCTCATGTGCTATTTGTTTGGAGGATTTTGAACAAGAACCAATCACTGGGTTGCCCTGCCGACACCATTTTCATGTACATTGCATTGTTCAGTGCCTGGAGATCAGCCACATGTGTCCCCTCTGCCGATACCCAATGCCAACAGAAGATTAA
- the LOC112190115 gene encoding rac-like GTP-binding protein ARAC7, with translation MSASKFIKCVTVGDGAVGKTCMLICYTSNKFPTDYIPTVFDNFSANVAVDGNIVNLGLWDTAGQEDYSRLRPLSYRGADIFVLAFSLISRASYENVLKKWMPELRRFAPNVPIVLVGTKLDLREDMHYLADHMGSNIITSAQGEELRKQIGAAAYIECSSKTQQNVKAVFDTAIKAVLQPPRRKDIVKQKRHRRSGCSFV, from the exons ATGAGTGCTTCAAAGTTCATTAAATGTGTTACTGTTGGGGATGGAGCTGTAGGGAAGACCTGCATGCTAATTTGCTACACCAGCAACAAGTTTCCTACT GATTATATACCCACAGTGTTTGACAATTTTAGTGCAAATGTGGCTGTGGATGGAAATATTGTCAATTTGGGGCTATGGGACACTGCAG GTCAGGAGGACTACAGCAGGTTGAGGCCACTAAGTTACAGAGGTGCagatatatttgtgttggctTTCTCTCTAATTAGTAGAGCTAGCTATGAGAATGTTCTTAAGAAG TGGATGCCAGAACTTCGCCGATTTGCGCCTAATGTTCCAATTGTCCTTGTTGGGACAAAGCTTG ATCTTCGTGAGGACATGCACTATCTAGCTGATCATATGGGATCGAACATCATAACTTCTGCTCAG GGAGAGGAGTTAAGAAAGCAAATAGGAGCCGCAGCTTATATTGAATGCAGCTCTAAGACCCAACAG AATGTCAAAGCGGTGTTTGACACTGCCATCAAGGCTGTTCTTCAACCTCCAAGAAGGAAGGATATAGTTAAGCAGAAAAGGCACCGAAGGTCTGGTTGCTCATTTGTGTAA